In Lacinutrix sp. Bg11-31, the DNA window GGAAGTCTTAGATTTTTCTTTCGACTTGAATAATCGTTATACTTTTTGGACAGGTATAATTGGTGGAACCTTTTTAATGTTGTCGTATTTTGGAACAGACCAAAGTCAAGTACAACGTTACTTATCTGGAAAATCTGTTAGAGAAATGCAATTAGGCTTAATGTTTAATGGTCTTTTAAAAATACCAATGCAGTTTTTTATTCTGTTTGTTGGTGTAATGGTATTTGTTTTTTATCAATTTAACCAAGCTCCTGTAAACTTTAATCCTACAGCTACAGAAGTGGTTTTAAATTCTGAATATGCTGAAGAATACAAGGCGATTCAACAAGAACAAAAAACACTATTTGAAAATAAAAAAGCAGCAATTAATCATTTTGTTTTAGCTAAAAACAATACAAATACAGCAAGCATAGCTTCATTTAACACTGCTAACGATGCTCTAAGAGAAAAAGCAAAAGCCTTAATAGAGAAAGCAGGAGATGCTAATAATGTAAAAGTAGAAAGCAATGATAAAGATTACGTTTTTATTCATTTTATACTAAACAATTTACCAAGAGGTTTAATAGGCTTGTTATTAGCAGTAATTCTATCTGCTGCAATGTCTAGTACTGCCAGCGAATTAAATGCTTTAGCAAGTACAACTACTATCGATTTATACAAACACAGAGTTGGCGAAAAAACAGAAATACAAATGGTTGCTGCATCAAGATGGTTTACTTTAATTTGGGGAATATTAGCCATTGGAGTCGCCTGTGTTGCTAATCTCGCAGAGAATTTAATACAATTAGTAAATATTATTGGCTCTATATTTTATGGTAATGTATTGGGTATATTTTTACTGGCATTCTTTTTTAAACATGTAAAAGCAAATGCCGTTTTTGTAGCTGCTTTTATTACTCAGTTTTTAGTAATTACACTTTTCCTTTTAGATAATTACCAATTAATAAACCTTCCCTTTTTATGGCTTAATTTTATTGGATGCGTTATTGTTATTGGGATTGCTTGTTTACTTCAATCTAGAAATACATACGTTGGCAAAATTAATTAATAATATCTAAAATTAGATGATAGAAGTTTAAACTTCTATCATCTAATTTTTCAGTAATCGATACTATTGAATTGATTACTGTTTATTTATAAACAAATAAAAGAGTTCTATAATAATTCATGTTCAATAATTATTTTCACTTTAAGGAAACGAATAAAATGCAAAAAGCGCAATCCATAAGATTGCGCTTTTTAAATTATTAAATTCTAAGAATTTAGAAATTGAAGTAGTCAAGACTACATTCCTCCCCATTCTTTAATAGAATCATTATTCATTTTTACATAGTCAGCATTTCCTGCTTTCTCTGCTCCTGCTAAAGACGCTTTTGCAGCTTTAATAGCCATCTTAGTATTTCCTGCTTTTGCGTGGATTAAAGATTGTTGACGTAACATCCAAAATTTAGGATCATCCTTAGACATTTCAATAGCTTTATCAATCCAAGTTACAGCTTGCTTAATATCTCCTCCAGATTCTAAGTTGTAACGTGCAGCTCCATAATAATCTGAAACTCCAGGACCATTCATTACTTTAGTAATACTAGCATTCATTTTCTTTGCTGTTGGAACTTCTATTTTAATACCAACATAAGAACTTTCCCAAAGGATACCTAACATTGCAGAATCGTTTGTTAAATCATCAAAAAGCATCGTAAATGTTTCCATTTTCATAGGCATGTTCATAACATCTACAGTTACTTTAGCAGCAACTAAACTGTCATCCCATTTAGCAGGTGTTCCCCAATTATCTGTATTAGCATAAAAAACAACATCCCAAGACTTTTCGTTTGGTGTTGTAAAAATAGCGTAAGATCCTGCTTTTACTTCTTTTCCTCCAATAGTAACATCGTCACTAAAAGTAATCATAGAGTTTTTGTTAGCTCCTGTTCTCCATAATTTACCGTAAGGCACTAAATTCCCATATATAGTACGCCCTCTCATTCCTGGTCTAGAATATTCTAACGTTAAATCTGTTAAACCTACCTTCTGCTCTACTTTTGCAGCAGGACTTGGTTGTGGTGTTTCAATTTGAGCATTTACAGTAAAAGAAGCTGTAAACACTAAAGCAATCATCAATAGTTTTTTCATAATATTTTTATTTGATTAGAGTTAATTTTTCCAACGTAAATTTACGCATAACCAATAGCTTAGTTTGTTAATAAAACCTTAAAATAAAGATATTCATTCTCTATCGAATTAAAAGTTTAAAACATCTAAAAGCTTACTTTAAAACTAATGAAGTCATAATCTCATGTTAATTTTGTTTAATAAAGAAACAAAATGATTAAACATTTTGTATCTTTATAGTATCAAAAATTGATATAATGGCTAAAAAGAAAAATATTAATGAGAATGATATCATTTTATTCTACATGGATTATGTTTTAGAGCATAACCACCAACCAAAATCAGTGTCTAGTTTTACAAAGCATAACAACTTTGAAGAATTAAAATTTTATGAATTCTTTGATTCTTTTGAAACAGTTGAAAAACATGTATTTAAAGCATTTCATGATAATACAATAATAGCTTTAAACAAAAGTGTAGACTATTCAGGTTTTGAACCTAGAAATAAACTATTAAGTTACTACTATACTTTTTTCGAGAATTTAACAGCTAATAGAAGTTATGTGGTATATGCATTACACAAGCAAAATAACAGTTTAAAATCTTACAAATCTTTAGCAAAACTAAAATCTAGTTTTTCCCATTATATTCAAGATTTAGGTATTGAACTTATTGATGTAAAAGAAGACCGCTTAGAAAAAATTCAAAATCGAGGGCTAAAAGAAACAGCATGGCTACAATTGTTATTAACTATGAAGTATTGGATGGATGACGATTCTCCTAGTTTCGGAAAAACAGACATTTTTATAGAAAAATCAGTTAATACTAGTTTCGACGCTCTAAATATTGCACCTCTAAAAAGCTTAATAGACTTTGGGAAATTTATTTTCAAAGAAAAAATAAAGAAGAGTTAAAGTACAAATCTTAGTGTCATTCAAACCGAAACTAAGAATCTATTTCTAATTCCTAAAAAAGATAAAACACAAACTATTGAAAACAATAGACAAAATACCAACATCAAAAATTCAGCGTGCTTCAAAGCTTGTGCAAACAGGTGCTAAAGTTGGCGTTAACTATCTTAAATACTATGGAGATAAATTAACAAAAACCGAAGAAGAAGCAAAGTCTCGTTTAAACGAGAATAATGCTGAAGATATATACGACGGACTAAAAAAACTTAAAGGAAGTGCACTAAAAGTGGCACAAATGCTAAGTATGGAAAAGAGTATTTTACCACAAGCTTATGTGGAAAAATTTTCTCTTGCGCAATTTTCTGTACCACCACTTTCTGCTCCTTTAGTAATTAAAACATTTAAGAAATACTTTGGCAAATTGCCTAATGAAATCTACGACACCTTTAATTCAACGTCTGTTAATGCTGCCAGTATTGGTCAAGTGCATTTAGCAGAAAAAGATGGGAAGAAGCTTGCTGTGAAAATTCAATATCCTGGTGTCGCAGATAGTATTTCTAGTGATTTGGCAATGGTAAAACCTATTGCAATCCAAATGTTTAATATTAAAGGAAAAGACAGCGACAAATACTTTAAAGAAGTAGAGAATAAATTGGTTGAAGAAACTAATTATATTCTTGAAATAGCTCAAAGTAAGGAAATAGTAGCTGCTTGTAAACACATTTCAAATTTAAAATTTCCAGAGTATTATGAAGAATTATCTTCCGAAAGAATAATTACTATGGATTGGATGGATGGTGAACATTTAAGCGAGTTTACTGCCTACAACACCGATCAAGAAAAAGCAAATAAAATAGGTCAAGCACTTTGGGATTTCTATATGTTTCAAATGCACGAGTTAAAAAAAGTACATGCAGATCCGCATCCTGGTAATTTCTTAATTTCGAAAGAAGTGGAACTAATTGCTTTAGACTTTGGATGTATGAAAACCATACCAGAAGAGTTTTATGTTCCCTATTTTGAATTAGCAAAGAGAGAAAGCATAGACAATGCCGAAATTTTCGATACCAAAATGTATCAATTAGAGATTTTACGTGAAGACGATTCTCCTGAAGAATTAGCCTTTTTCAGAAGCCTATTTCATGAAATGTTAAGTCTCTTCACACAGCCTTTACAAAGTGAAACATTTGATTTTTCCGATCCTGAATTTTTTGGTAAAATAACAGAATTAGGTCAGAAATACAGTAAGAGTGCTGAGTTGCGTAAAATGAATGGTAATAGAGGTTCTAAACATTTTATCTACATCAATCGTACGTTCTTTGGCTTGTATAATTTAATGTTCGATCTAAAAGCACAGGATATTAAAATCAATAATTATAAAACTTTATAAATGCAATATTTTAGTCTAGACGATATTAATAATTTACAGCATTTATACAAAATAAACCTGATTAATAGTTGCTCAGGATTTAAGT includes these proteins:
- a CDS encoding sodium:solute symporter, with protein sequence MQALDWVVLIGTLLTIVIYGTIQTRGSKNVEDYLKGGNQSKWWTIGLSVMATQASAITFLSTPGQAFNDGMGFVQFYFGLPIAMIVICMVFIPLYHRLKVYTAYEFLENRFDRKTRTLTAILFLIQRGLAAGITIFAPAIILSAVLGWNLLLLNIIIGVLVIIYTVSGGTKAVNVTQKHQMIVIFTGMIIAFVLIMNQLPEDISFSKAIEIAGASGKMEVLDFSFDLNNRYTFWTGIIGGTFLMLSYFGTDQSQVQRYLSGKSVREMQLGLMFNGLLKIPMQFFILFVGVMVFVFYQFNQAPVNFNPTATEVVLNSEYAEEYKAIQQEQKTLFENKKAAINHFVLAKNNTNTASIASFNTANDALREKAKALIEKAGDANNVKVESNDKDYVFIHFILNNLPRGLIGLLLAVILSAAMSSTASELNALASTTTIDLYKHRVGEKTEIQMVAASRWFTLIWGILAIGVACVANLAENLIQLVNIIGSIFYGNVLGIFLLAFFFKHVKANAVFVAAFITQFLVITLFLLDNYQLINLPFLWLNFIGCVIVIGIACLLQSRNTYVGKIN
- a CDS encoding DUF2911 domain-containing protein — protein: MKKLLMIALVFTASFTVNAQIETPQPSPAAKVEQKVGLTDLTLEYSRPGMRGRTIYGNLVPYGKLWRTGANKNSMITFSDDVTIGGKEVKAGSYAIFTTPNEKSWDVVFYANTDNWGTPAKWDDSLVAAKVTVDVMNMPMKMETFTMLFDDLTNDSAMLGILWESSYVGIKIEVPTAKKMNASITKVMNGPGVSDYYGAARYNLESGGDIKQAVTWIDKAIEMSKDDPKFWMLRQQSLIHAKAGNTKMAIKAAKASLAGAEKAGNADYVKMNNDSIKEWGGM
- a CDS encoding TetR family transcriptional regulator C-terminal domain-containing protein, which translates into the protein MAKKKNINENDIILFYMDYVLEHNHQPKSVSSFTKHNNFEELKFYEFFDSFETVEKHVFKAFHDNTIIALNKSVDYSGFEPRNKLLSYYYTFFENLTANRSYVVYALHKQNNSLKSYKSLAKLKSSFSHYIQDLGIELIDVKEDRLEKIQNRGLKETAWLQLLLTMKYWMDDDSPSFGKTDIFIEKSVNTSFDALNIAPLKSLIDFGKFIFKEKIKKS
- a CDS encoding AarF/ABC1/UbiB kinase family protein; protein product: MKTIDKIPTSKIQRASKLVQTGAKVGVNYLKYYGDKLTKTEEEAKSRLNENNAEDIYDGLKKLKGSALKVAQMLSMEKSILPQAYVEKFSLAQFSVPPLSAPLVIKTFKKYFGKLPNEIYDTFNSTSVNAASIGQVHLAEKDGKKLAVKIQYPGVADSISSDLAMVKPIAIQMFNIKGKDSDKYFKEVENKLVEETNYILEIAQSKEIVAACKHISNLKFPEYYEELSSERIITMDWMDGEHLSEFTAYNTDQEKANKIGQALWDFYMFQMHELKKVHADPHPGNFLISKEVELIALDFGCMKTIPEEFYVPYFELAKRESIDNAEIFDTKMYQLEILREDDSPEELAFFRSLFHEMLSLFTQPLQSETFDFSDPEFFGKITELGQKYSKSAELRKMNGNRGSKHFIYINRTFFGLYNLMFDLKAQDIKINNYKTL